In Spartinivicinus poritis, the genomic stretch GCTATGACCCAACACCCAAAGCTAATTCAGCGCCCCATTGTGATTGCTAATGGTAAAGCAGTATTAGGTCGCCCACCTGAAAATGTTGATGAGATTCTTTAACAATGGCCAGTCCTTATATTTTAGTACTTTATTACAGTCGGCATGGTGCGACTCAACAGCTGGCTCAGTTAATTGCTCGCGGTGTAGAACAAGTGTCAGGAATCGAAGCACAGCTGCGGACAGTGCCAGCAGTTTCTACCGTATGCGAAGCAACCGCTGATAGCATTCCTGATCAAGGCGCTATTTATTGTACTGAAGATGATTTACGTTATTGCACCGGCTTAGCCATCGGTAGTCCAACCCGGTTTGGTAATATGGCCGCCCCACTTAAATATTTTTTAGATGGCACCAGTGCTTTATGGCTATCAGGCGCATTAATTAATAAGCCTGCTACAGCATTTACTTCAACAGCCAGCCTTCATGGCGGGCAAGAAACTACTCTATTAAGCATGTTATTGCCTTTATTACACCATGGCATGGTGTATTGTGGTATTCCTTACAGCGAACCTGCATTATTAGCGACTACAACAGGTGGTACGCCCTATGGCGTGAGCCATACGGCTGGCCCTGATAATGACTGGGAAATATCAGACAGTGAATCGCAGTTATGCCTGGCAACAGGAAAGCGTGTTGCAGAGCTGGCTTTACAGCTGTCTCCCCTACAAAAATAATCTTCACCACAATAGCAGCCTGTTTAAGCTGCTTTTATTTAGCTAGTATTTTATATGCCTGAATTTAACCACCCTACTGTTAGCCGACTTTATCAAATTAACGTACTTTTGCTTACGTTGTTATTAGCCACCTTAACGCTCTGGATTTTTGTGATAAATCCCCCCAGCGTGGACCGACCTTATATTATCTGGCTGGTGCAAATTGTGCCGATTGCTATCATTATTCCGGGAGTATTAAAAGGTAATCCAAGAAGTTTTGCCTGGTTGTGTTTTATTATTTTGTTGTATTTTACCTCTGCAGTGCTAAACACCTATGAGTCGCCAAGTGAGCTATATGGTTGGATCAAACTCACGCTTTGTATAAGTTTGTTTATTACAGCAATGATGTATGTTCGTTGTTACTATCGGCTTAATGGGACTAAGTCATAAGTAAAACAAGTGTAGGGCAACTTACCTACCTGCTAATTGTTTCTAATAAAAGTTAGAAAAAAACCTGCGTAACCATATAGGGCTAGATAAACAATGCTGAACCTTATGAGGCAGGGACGCCGACTCGAGCATCCAGGAATGGACGGACTAGTTGCGAGTTCAGTATTGTTTATCTAGCCCCCTCACCTAACTGTCTACTGTCTGATAATACGCCTGTTATCCCATACCCATTAGCTTTCCAGTTATTTCTAGAAAAAAAGCTTTTTCTCTTCTAGTCTACACTTCTCCCCAAACACAAATTTTAGGCGCTCGCCCCTTGACTCAATCAATATGTAATAATATAACATTACAGTTTTTACGTTACTGATGCCATGGACTATAAACAGTCGCTTTAGCACTAGTTAGTGCTGTATCAAAAAAGTTTAGGAGCTAACATGAAGTCAAAATACCTGGTTACCGCTGTACTTGCCTCTACCCTATTTAATACCACCTACGCTAAAGAAGGCCATCAGCAGCATGATGCTCATGAGCATGGCCATGCCCAATTAAATATTGCTCAAGAAGGCAGCACCGTCACCATGCAGTTTATTTCCCCTGCGATGAATATTGTAGGGTTTGAGCACCACCCTAAAACAGAAGAACAAGAAGCACAGGTCAAACAAGCGATTAAGCAGCTGGAAAATGGCAGTGCTTTATTTGGATTCCCTAAAAAAGCCGGGTGTAAACTCGCCAGCGCTAAAGTAGAAACAGAATTGATGGAGGCGCATGGTG encodes the following:
- the zrgA gene encoding zinc uptake protein ZrgA: MKSKYLVTAVLASTLFNTTYAKEGHQQHDAHEHGHAQLNIAQEGSTVTMQFISPAMNIVGFEHHPKTEEQEAQVKQAIKQLENGSALFGFPKKAGCKLASAKVETELMEAHGDHDDDHHEKDHHEEKKHHDKAEKHHEEEHHDEHEEESHSEFEVEYSFNCSQPKQFHQLQVRLFETFKGIEEIRTQYISDKGQQGFELTPKVSVFNLP
- a CDS encoding DUF2069 domain-containing protein, yielding MPEFNHPTVSRLYQINVLLLTLLLATLTLWIFVINPPSVDRPYIIWLVQIVPIAIIIPGVLKGNPRSFAWLCFIILLYFTSAVLNTYESPSELYGWIKLTLCISLFITAMMYVRCYYRLNGTKS
- the wrbA gene encoding NAD(P)H:quinone oxidoreductase, coding for MASPYILVLYYSRHGATQQLAQLIARGVEQVSGIEAQLRTVPAVSTVCEATADSIPDQGAIYCTEDDLRYCTGLAIGSPTRFGNMAAPLKYFLDGTSALWLSGALINKPATAFTSTASLHGGQETTLLSMLLPLLHHGMVYCGIPYSEPALLATTTGGTPYGVSHTAGPDNDWEISDSESQLCLATGKRVAELALQLSPLQK